In Candidatus Methanomethylophilus alvi Mx1201, a genomic segment contains:
- a CDS encoding nitrite/sulfite reductase, whose protein sequence is MDGKEYRAILPRFNDATEKFYSGEMSVKEYKGISGGFGSYAQRGGKEGMVRFRLSGGVITKDKLGFICDCIRRYNPKMVHMTTCQSVQLHGLAGPSIPKIVDGAIDHDILTYGGGGDYPRNVTATPLSGVIRTPFDVQPYAECAGRFLLDYTVGKKLPRKLKVGFSNTAENMTDATARDLGFVAKENGKFDVYSGGGLGNNPRLGLLVREDAEPEDVCFYLAAMVDMFIACGDYENRSHARVRYMRDSLGDDGYIARFNEEVGKTVSCGDVPKVHPAPRTVSKKGDGTVPGTTRARPQIQEGLFYLVYHPIGGDPAPEKVLEIYDAIKDIPDAEIRIGPNETMYFVNLTGSEADMMAEVTSDGARTVFESSVSCVGSTICQIGLRDSRGLLDRLISMERGNGFADGVLPMIRISGCVSSCAAHQLGTVGLRGGPAIEGEASFVVSVNGSHVRGKERIGDVVGSVKESEVPAFFEAIGKAVQSEGTTFREWYGGDPERIKAAGGRYLRTAGTS, encoded by the coding sequence ATGGACGGCAAGGAATACAGGGCGATCCTGCCCAGATTCAACGACGCTACGGAGAAGTTCTACTCGGGCGAGATGTCCGTCAAAGAATACAAGGGCATATCCGGAGGATTCGGAAGCTATGCCCAGAGAGGCGGGAAGGAAGGGATGGTCAGGTTCCGCCTCTCCGGAGGGGTCATCACCAAGGACAAGCTGGGTTTCATATGCGACTGCATAAGGAGATACAACCCCAAGATGGTCCACATGACAACATGCCAGTCCGTACAGCTGCACGGTCTCGCAGGACCCTCCATACCCAAGATAGTGGACGGGGCGATAGACCACGACATCCTCACCTACGGGGGAGGTGGAGACTATCCCCGGAACGTCACGGCCACACCCCTCTCGGGGGTCATCAGGACCCCGTTCGATGTACAGCCTTATGCGGAATGCGCCGGCAGGTTCCTCCTCGACTACACGGTCGGCAAGAAACTTCCCAGGAAGCTCAAGGTCGGATTCTCCAACACCGCCGAGAATATGACGGATGCCACCGCCAGGGACCTGGGGTTCGTCGCCAAGGAAAACGGGAAGTTCGACGTATACAGCGGCGGAGGCCTGGGCAACAATCCGCGTCTGGGTCTTCTGGTCCGCGAGGATGCGGAGCCCGAGGACGTATGTTTCTATCTCGCCGCCATGGTGGACATGTTCATCGCCTGCGGGGACTATGAGAACAGAAGCCACGCAAGGGTCCGCTACATGCGCGATTCCCTCGGTGACGACGGATACATTGCCAGATTCAACGAAGAGGTCGGAAAGACCGTGTCCTGCGGGGACGTCCCCAAGGTGCATCCCGCCCCCAGGACCGTCTCCAAGAAGGGGGACGGCACCGTACCCGGTACCACCAGGGCCCGTCCGCAGATACAGGAGGGGCTGTTCTACCTCGTATACCATCCGATCGGAGGGGACCCCGCACCGGAGAAGGTCCTGGAGATCTACGATGCGATCAAGGACATACCGGATGCGGAGATCCGTATCGGTCCGAACGAGACGATGTACTTCGTGAACCTCACCGGCTCCGAGGCGGACATGATGGCCGAGGTCACGTCGGACGGTGCCCGCACCGTCTTCGAATCGTCCGTGTCATGCGTGGGCAGCACCATATGCCAGATAGGACTCCGCGATTCCCGCGGACTCCTGGACAGGCTGATCTCCATGGAAAGGGGGAACGGATTCGCGGACGGCGTCCTCCCGATGATAAGGATATCCGGATGCGTCTCGTCCTGTGCGGCCCACCAGCTGGGGACCGTTGGGCTCCGCGGAGGGCCCGCCATCGAGGGGGAGGCGTCCTTCGTCGTCAGCGTCAACGGTTCCCATGTCCGCGGAAAGGAGAGGATCGGCGATGTCGTCGGAAGCGTCAAGGAGTCCGAGGTACCTGCGTTCTTCGAAGCGATCGGAAAGGCCGTACAATCGGAAGGGACGACCTTCCGCGAATGGTACGGCGGAGACCCCGAGAGGATAAAGGCCGCAGGAGGACGGTACCTCCGTACCGCAGGCACCTCGTAA
- a CDS encoding glutamate--tRNA ligase, with amino-acid sequence MSEPIEDIIRKLALQNAVFFKGKANPKAIVGKILGQYPEYRAKVAEITETINGIVEDVNAMGFDAQKAELEKADPSMLKKEKKERVYELPDLEDVEQGKTVMRIAPGPSGPLHIGHTRVSVLNDEYTKRYEGKLILRFEDTNPEKIDPEAYDMIPEDLDWLGVKIHQKFIQSERFETYYDLTRKLIEQGHAYVCTCDPDKWRSMKEQKQACPCRDLPVNEQMERYDRMMEGGYEEGKAIAVVKTDIAHPNPAIRDFVALRIVDAPHPRTGTKYRVYPMMNLSVAIDDHLMGMTHVIRGKDHLNNTERQRYVFDYFGWKQPVYHHYGLVNIPDTMLKTSLIKQSIKEGQYTGWDDVRTGTVRALERRGIRPEAIRRYWVESGIKSVDITFSWDNLYGMNRDIIDPVSDRYFFVQDPVRYDIEGIDSITGNAPLHPDHPERGSKEYVVDGPKTVFISEKDSKTFSQDRRIRLKDLCNLEYSMPARYAGNDVSDMRKGGLKAVQWVGRKSIPCDVLMTDGTVASGLVEDSILEEKADTVQFERFGFVRIEKKDPQKIVAVYTHD; translated from the coding sequence ATGTCAGAGCCCATAGAGGACATCATCAGGAAACTCGCACTGCAGAACGCGGTGTTCTTCAAAGGTAAGGCCAACCCCAAGGCCATCGTAGGCAAGATACTCGGACAGTATCCGGAATACAGGGCGAAGGTCGCCGAGATCACCGAGACCATAAACGGCATCGTCGAGGACGTCAACGCCATGGGCTTCGACGCCCAGAAGGCGGAGCTGGAGAAGGCCGACCCCTCCATGCTCAAGAAGGAGAAGAAGGAGCGCGTCTACGAGCTCCCCGACCTCGAGGACGTGGAGCAGGGGAAGACCGTCATGAGGATCGCCCCCGGCCCTTCCGGACCCCTCCATATCGGCCATACCCGCGTATCCGTCCTCAACGACGAATACACCAAGAGGTACGAGGGGAAGCTCATCCTCAGGTTCGAGGACACCAACCCCGAGAAGATAGATCCCGAAGCCTACGATATGATCCCCGAAGACCTCGATTGGCTCGGAGTCAAGATACACCAGAAGTTCATCCAATCGGAGAGGTTCGAGACATACTACGACCTCACCAGGAAGCTCATCGAACAGGGACACGCCTACGTCTGCACCTGCGACCCCGATAAATGGAGGAGCATGAAGGAGCAGAAGCAGGCCTGCCCCTGCAGGGACCTCCCAGTCAACGAACAGATGGAGAGGTACGACAGGATGATGGAGGGCGGATACGAGGAGGGGAAGGCCATCGCCGTCGTCAAGACGGACATCGCTCACCCCAACCCTGCCATAAGGGACTTCGTCGCCCTCAGGATCGTGGATGCGCCGCACCCCCGCACCGGGACCAAGTACCGCGTGTACCCCATGATGAACCTGTCCGTCGCCATCGACGACCACCTCATGGGCATGACCCATGTGATCAGGGGTAAGGACCACCTCAACAACACCGAGAGGCAGAGGTACGTCTTCGACTACTTCGGATGGAAGCAGCCGGTCTACCACCACTACGGACTGGTCAACATCCCCGATACCATGCTGAAGACCTCCCTCATCAAACAGAGCATAAAGGAAGGCCAGTACACCGGATGGGACGACGTGAGGACCGGGACCGTCAGGGCCCTCGAGAGAAGGGGCATCAGACCCGAGGCCATCAGGAGGTACTGGGTGGAGAGCGGTATCAAATCCGTCGACATCACCTTCTCCTGGGACAACCTGTACGGCATGAACAGGGACATCATAGACCCCGTAAGCGACAGATACTTCTTCGTCCAGGACCCGGTGAGGTATGACATAGAGGGCATAGACTCCATAACCGGCAACGCCCCCCTGCATCCCGACCACCCCGAGAGGGGCTCGAAAGAGTATGTGGTGGACGGCCCCAAGACCGTCTTCATCTCCGAGAAGGACTCCAAGACCTTCTCCCAGGACAGGAGGATCAGGCTCAAGGACCTCTGCAACCTGGAATACTCCATGCCCGCCAGATATGCAGGCAACGACGTCTCCGACATGAGGAAGGGAGGACTCAAGGCCGTACAGTGGGTCGGAAGGAAGAGCATCCCCTGCGACGTCCTCATGACCGACGGCACCGTCGCCTCCGGACTCGTGGAGGACTCCATACTCGAAGAGAAGGCCGATACCGTACAGTTCGAAAGGTTCGGATTCGTGAGGATCGAGAAGAAGGATCCTCAGAAGATCGTCGCAGTCTACACCCACGACTGA
- a CDS encoding metal-dependent transcriptional regulator: protein MTTGNREDYLLAILKLTEGGTVAKTTELATFMGVSPASVSEMLKILSKDGLVEYAKYRGVKLTESGLREARLTRKRHHVVERFFTDILEMDHEQAHEEASRIEHSISDASAVRMCNMLGNPPDCDCQCCVEPCKSVSANGIAITILLSDMRPGDCGKVSHLRSDDSSVLKKLLSMGFVPGRNISLDSSDGGASVVKVGECSVAIDDSMAASVYIDVCSTI, encoded by the coding sequence ATGACAACGGGAAATCGTGAAGATTATCTTCTCGCAATCCTCAAACTTACCGAGGGCGGCACCGTGGCCAAGACCACCGAACTCGCGACTTTCATGGGAGTGTCCCCCGCCAGCGTCAGCGAGATGCTCAAGATCCTTTCCAAAGACGGGCTTGTGGAGTACGCCAAATACAGAGGGGTCAAGCTCACGGAATCAGGCCTCAGGGAGGCAAGGCTGACCAGGAAGAGGCATCATGTTGTGGAGAGGTTCTTCACGGACATCCTCGAGATGGACCACGAACAGGCCCACGAGGAGGCTTCCAGGATAGAGCATTCCATATCGGACGCATCCGCCGTAAGGATGTGCAACATGCTCGGCAATCCTCCGGACTGCGATTGCCAGTGCTGTGTGGAGCCCTGCAAGAGCGTATCCGCCAACGGTATCGCCATAACCATCCTGTTGTCCGACATGCGTCCCGGAGACTGCGGAAAGGTCTCCCATCTCAGATCCGACGACAGTTCGGTCCTCAAGAAGCTGCTTTCCATGGGATTCGTCCCCGGAAGGAACATCAGTCTCGACAGTTCCGACGGCGGCGCAAGCGTCGTGAAGGTCGGGGAGTGCTCCGTGGCCATAGACGATTCCATGGCCGCATCGGTCTATATCGACGTCTGCAGCACCATCTGA
- a CDS encoding DUF1638 domain-containing protein, whose product MTKGILGIIACPMLEDELLYGITNDPEEKNIFLIENKHCGSMKEKMERKGISFRMVTDNEVFNRAIDMEGYSILIKMNDLALHSEPKDLKDFIENEVREMNPFVDAIGLYYGLCGNYGWDMSEWARENGLKPVEMFRDNTGRICDDCVGVSVGGGARYLELEKTYTGMFYVIPAIAHNWRPFMAAGDSAKVIASMDKEMLEAMGIHDDDSYIKWMFDICGYKNMVKMDTGLEPDREEFDREFDDLCKIMDLKPITIADGWMTIQPAVDIYNRSKGFLSEPQLSN is encoded by the coding sequence ATGACCAAAGGCATCCTCGGGATAATCGCCTGTCCCATGCTCGAAGACGAACTCCTCTACGGGATAACCAACGATCCCGAGGAGAAGAACATATTCCTCATCGAGAACAAGCACTGCGGAAGCATGAAGGAGAAGATGGAGAGGAAGGGGATATCCTTCAGGATGGTCACCGACAACGAGGTCTTCAACAGGGCCATCGATATGGAAGGGTATTCCATACTCATAAAGATGAACGATCTGGCACTTCATTCGGAACCCAAGGATCTGAAGGATTTCATAGAGAACGAAGTACGCGAGATGAACCCGTTCGTCGACGCCATAGGGCTGTACTACGGACTGTGCGGGAACTACGGATGGGATATGTCCGAGTGGGCGAGGGAGAACGGTCTGAAGCCCGTGGAGATGTTCCGCGACAACACCGGAAGGATCTGCGACGACTGCGTCGGGGTCTCCGTGGGAGGAGGTGCCAGATATCTCGAACTGGAGAAGACCTATACCGGCATGTTCTATGTGATACCGGCCATAGCCCACAACTGGAGACCCTTCATGGCCGCAGGGGATTCCGCCAAGGTCATAGCCAGCATGGACAAGGAGATGCTGGAGGCCATGGGGATCCACGATGACGACAGTTACATCAAGTGGATGTTCGACATCTGCGGTTACAAGAACATGGTCAAGATGGACACGGGCCTGGAACCCGACAGGGAGGAGTTCGACAGGGAGTTCGACGACCTGTGCAAGATCATGGACCTGAAGCCTATCACCATCGCGGACGGATGGATGACCATCCAGCCCGCGGTGGATATCTACAACCGCAGCAAGGGGTTCCTTTCGGAACCTCAGTTATCGAACTGA
- a CDS encoding ABC transporter ATP-binding protein — MSDGKSGSAFGTTWKRIIVYLGKGRRILWASLILSFMSTILTLIGPGKLTEITDKISEGLGGAMDIDGIAGLVIVLVAIYTAGLVLSVIENYMVATLSQRTAGRLREDLSSKINRIPLSYFDSTSTGDTLSRVTNDADRVGESTDEGLGTFISEITLLIGALVMMVYTNITMAMAAILPTVAGMLMMLLIMRKSQKYFQNQQRNLGDMNGLVEETYSGHTVIKAYNAEGRFGKRFVTVNEDLCRSAFASQFLSGMMMPLMSFIGNFGYVMVCIVGALLALDGQISIGVIVAFMIYVRLFTQPLSGMAQAFTSMQTAAAAGERVFEFLDLPEMVKDETEPFDSSKVKGEVEFRDVHFGYVPGKEIIHGFSLKVKPGQKVAIVGPTGAGKTTMVNLLMRFYEVNSGDILIDGRSIKDMSREEVHDCFSMVLQDTWLFAGTVRENVVYSKEGVTDEELTDACEAVGLHHYVETLPDKYDTVLDDVSSISVGQRQQITIARAIVQNAPLLILDEATSSIDTRTERKIQEAMDRMMENRTSFVIAHRLSTIRNADVILMMKDGNVIEQGSHEELMRAGGAYCELYNSQFDN; from the coding sequence ATGAGCGATGGGAAGAGCGGTTCCGCATTCGGGACCACCTGGAAGAGGATCATCGTATATCTCGGGAAGGGCAGGAGGATCCTCTGGGCCTCGCTCATCCTGTCGTTCATGAGCACCATACTGACGCTCATCGGTCCCGGAAAGCTGACGGAGATAACCGACAAGATCTCCGAGGGCCTGGGCGGTGCGATGGACATCGACGGCATAGCCGGTCTGGTCATCGTTCTCGTCGCCATCTACACCGCAGGTCTGGTCCTGTCCGTCATAGAGAACTACATGGTAGCCACATTGTCCCAGAGGACCGCCGGAAGGCTCCGTGAGGACCTGTCCTCGAAGATCAACCGCATCCCCCTCAGTTATTTCGACAGCACCAGTACGGGGGATACGCTGAGCCGCGTGACCAACGATGCCGACAGGGTCGGGGAGTCCACCGACGAGGGTCTGGGGACGTTCATCAGCGAGATCACCCTGCTCATCGGGGCCCTGGTCATGATGGTCTACACCAACATCACGATGGCCATGGCCGCCATCCTGCCCACGGTGGCCGGGATGCTGATGATGCTGCTGATAATGAGGAAGTCCCAGAAGTATTTCCAGAATCAGCAGAGGAATCTCGGGGACATGAACGGGCTGGTGGAGGAGACCTATTCCGGCCACACCGTGATCAAGGCGTACAACGCCGAGGGCAGGTTCGGGAAGAGGTTCGTGACCGTCAACGAAGACCTCTGTCGCAGCGCCTTCGCCTCCCAGTTTCTGTCCGGGATGATGATGCCCCTGATGAGTTTCATCGGCAATTTCGGATATGTCATGGTCTGCATAGTGGGTGCGCTCCTGGCGCTCGACGGGCAGATCTCCATCGGGGTCATCGTCGCGTTCATGATCTATGTACGCCTGTTCACCCAGCCCCTCTCCGGTATGGCCCAGGCGTTCACCAGCATGCAGACAGCGGCCGCCGCCGGGGAGAGGGTGTTCGAGTTCCTGGACCTCCCGGAGATGGTGAAGGATGAGACCGAACCCTTCGACTCCTCCAAGGTGAAAGGGGAGGTCGAGTTCAGAGACGTCCACTTCGGATATGTGCCAGGCAAGGAGATCATCCACGGTTTCTCCCTCAAGGTGAAGCCTGGGCAGAAGGTGGCCATCGTAGGACCCACGGGTGCGGGGAAGACCACCATGGTCAACCTGCTCATGAGATTCTACGAGGTGAACAGCGGGGACATACTGATCGACGGAAGGTCCATCAAGGACATGTCCCGCGAGGAGGTCCACGACTGCTTCAGCATGGTCCTCCAAGATACCTGGCTCTTCGCAGGCACGGTCCGCGAGAACGTGGTGTATTCCAAGGAAGGGGTCACCGACGAGGAGCTGACGGACGCCTGCGAGGCGGTCGGACTCCATCACTACGTGGAGACCCTGCCGGACAAGTACGACACCGTACTGGACGACGTCTCGTCCATATCGGTAGGACAGAGGCAGCAGATAACGATCGCCAGGGCCATCGTCCAGAACGCTCCCCTGCTGATCCTTGACGAGGCCACGAGCTCCATCGATACGCGTACCGAGAGGAAGATCCAGGAGGCCATGGACAGGATGATGGAGAACCGTACGTCCTTCGTCATCGCCCACCGCCTGTCCACCATCAGGAACGCCGACGTGATCCTGATGATGAAGGACGGGAATGTGATCGAGCAGGGCAGCCACGAGGAGCTGATGAGGGCGGGAGGAGCCTACTGCGAACTCTACAACAGTCAGTTCGATAACTGA
- a CDS encoding ABC transporter ATP-binding protein, which translates to MGRSESERKGYINLVRILRYMTGKDVAYLVLCVLLIAAQVYLDLRIPDYMSAITTEIEMVGGSFDNVVDDGYGMIFCALGSLASSIATGFIAAGLASTLCKRIRAKEFENVERFSEGDMNRFSTASLITRSTNDITQIQLFVAMGLQIIVKAPIMAVWAVLKIAGKSWQWSAITVAAVVAMLVIVACVMYFAIPRFKRIQWMTDDVNRVVRENLNGVRVVRAYNAEGYQEDKFGKVNGSLTENNLSAYHSLAFMMPSISSIMSFLTLGIYWVGALLIDASGTYSGKLGLFSDMVVFSSYAMQVVMAFIMMVIVFMMLPRATVAAGRILEVIDAEPTVEDGVSEGPSDTKGEVEFRDVSFRYAEGSDDVLSGISFKASKGETVAIIGSTGCGKSTLVNLIPRFYDVSGGQVLVDGIDVREYRKDALRSKIGYVSQKSILFSGTVADNVRFGRSSESKSDDDVRKALDVAQATEFVSRMEGGIEAHIAQGGTNISGGQKQRLSIARAVCMDPEIYIFDDSFSALDYKTDRTLRRALRDVSGDATVFIVAQRIGTIRDADTIIVLDDGRIAGMGTHEELISSCDTYREIARSQLSEEELQ; encoded by the coding sequence ATGGGGCGGTCCGAATCCGAAAGGAAAGGATACATCAATCTCGTCCGGATATTGAGATATATGACGGGGAAGGACGTGGCCTACCTCGTCCTCTGCGTATTGCTCATCGCCGCACAGGTCTATCTCGACCTGCGCATCCCCGATTACATGAGCGCCATCACCACGGAGATCGAGATGGTCGGAGGCTCCTTCGACAACGTGGTGGACGACGGTTACGGAATGATATTCTGCGCCCTTGGGAGTCTCGCATCGTCGATAGCGACGGGTTTCATCGCCGCCGGTCTGGCGTCCACACTCTGCAAGCGCATCCGCGCCAAGGAGTTCGAGAACGTCGAAAGGTTCTCCGAAGGGGATATGAACCGGTTCTCCACCGCGAGCCTCATAACCCGTTCCACCAACGACATCACCCAGATCCAACTGTTCGTCGCCATGGGTCTCCAGATCATAGTGAAGGCCCCCATCATGGCCGTATGGGCCGTACTGAAGATCGCCGGCAAGAGCTGGCAGTGGAGCGCGATCACCGTGGCCGCCGTCGTGGCTATGCTGGTCATCGTGGCCTGCGTCATGTACTTCGCCATCCCCCGTTTCAAGAGGATCCAGTGGATGACCGACGATGTGAACCGTGTCGTCAGGGAGAACCTGAACGGCGTGAGGGTCGTACGCGCCTACAATGCGGAAGGCTATCAGGAGGACAAGTTCGGGAAGGTCAACGGGAGCCTGACCGAGAACAACCTGTCCGCCTACCATTCGCTGGCGTTCATGATGCCGTCCATCTCGTCGATCATGAGCTTCCTGACCCTTGGGATCTACTGGGTCGGGGCCCTCCTCATAGACGCCTCCGGCACGTACTCCGGGAAGCTGGGTCTTTTCTCCGACATGGTCGTGTTCTCCTCGTATGCCATGCAGGTCGTGATGGCCTTCATCATGATGGTCATCGTGTTCATGATGCTGCCGCGTGCCACCGTGGCCGCCGGCCGCATACTGGAGGTCATCGATGCCGAACCTACGGTGGAGGACGGCGTTTCCGAAGGTCCTTCCGATACGAAGGGCGAGGTGGAGTTCAGGGACGTTAGTTTCAGATACGCGGAGGGCTCAGACGACGTCCTCAGCGGCATATCGTTCAAGGCCTCCAAGGGGGAGACGGTCGCAATCATAGGGTCCACCGGATGCGGGAAGAGCACCCTGGTCAACCTGATACCCAGATTCTACGACGTCAGCGGAGGTCAGGTCCTGGTCGACGGTATAGACGTCCGCGAGTACAGGAAGGATGCTTTGCGTTCCAAGATAGGGTACGTGTCCCAGAAGAGCATCCTCTTCAGCGGTACCGTGGCCGACAACGTCCGTTTCGGCAGGTCATCGGAATCCAAGTCCGACGACGACGTCAGGAAGGCCCTGGACGTGGCCCAGGCCACCGAGTTCGTCTCCCGGATGGAAGGCGGTATCGAAGCCCACATCGCACAGGGCGGGACCAACATATCCGGAGGACAGAAGCAGCGTCTCTCCATAGCCCGTGCCGTGTGCATGGACCCGGAGATCTATATCTTCGACGACTCCTTCTCCGCCCTGGATTATAAGACCGACCGTACCCTCAGGAGGGCCCTGAGGGACGTGTCGGGCGATGCGACCGTGTTCATAGTCGCCCAGAGGATAGGCACCATACGCGACGCCGACACGATAATAGTCCTGGACGACGGGCGCATAGCGGGGATGGGGACCCATGAGGAACTCATATCGTCCTGCGACACGTATCGTGAGATCGCAAGGTCCCAGCTTTCGGAGGAGGAACTCCAATGA
- a CDS encoding serine hydroxymethyltransferase, which translates to MSKEDADYIRNQVMEHNSWFNDCIPMIASENLMSPLAKEMLISDFADRYAEGLIGKRYYQGNIYVDKVEQRAVDLAKKIFECDFADVRPISGTVANMAVLFAYAQPGDTITTCALDQGAHISTCEFGAFGQRGVKSVNYPWKLDNMNLDVDGTAKLLREVKPKVAQFGLSVFLFPPPLKELEDTFNEVGCLVWEDCAHVLGLIAGGQFQKPFEDGVDIVSASTHKTFPGPNHGIVLGNGLSEENTKKIQHAIFPGVTSSHHLHAMAALAVTLAEMDVFGKDYAAQACKNARALGQALYERGVPVLCENLGFTRSHAIALDVTEFGKGKACAKLLEDANIICNKNMLPSDTSSVNPSGLRLGTQEMTRLGMKENEMDEVADFIARVVVKKEDPAKVKKEVTEFKHGFDTIQYCFNAGEPAYEYRKLVP; encoded by the coding sequence ATGTCCAAAGAGGATGCCGATTACATCAGGAACCAGGTTATGGAGCACAACAGCTGGTTCAACGACTGCATACCTATGATCGCCTCGGAGAACCTCATGTCCCCGCTGGCCAAGGAGATGCTCATCTCCGATTTCGCCGACAGGTATGCCGAGGGACTCATAGGCAAGCGCTACTACCAGGGTAACATCTACGTAGACAAGGTGGAGCAGAGGGCCGTGGACCTCGCCAAGAAGATCTTCGAGTGCGACTTCGCCGACGTGAGGCCCATATCCGGGACCGTCGCCAACATGGCCGTGCTCTTCGCCTACGCCCAGCCCGGCGACACGATCACCACCTGCGCCCTCGACCAGGGGGCCCACATCTCCACCTGCGAGTTCGGGGCATTCGGACAGAGGGGGGTCAAATCCGTCAACTACCCGTGGAAGCTCGACAACATGAACCTCGACGTGGACGGCACCGCGAAGCTCCTCAGGGAGGTGAAGCCCAAGGTCGCCCAGTTCGGTCTCTCCGTATTCCTGTTCCCTCCGCCCCTCAAGGAGCTCGAGGACACGTTCAACGAGGTCGGATGCCTCGTCTGGGAGGACTGCGCCCACGTCCTGGGTCTTATCGCAGGAGGGCAGTTCCAGAAGCCCTTCGAGGACGGTGTCGACATCGTCTCCGCATCCACCCATAAGACCTTCCCCGGACCGAACCACGGTATAGTCCTCGGGAACGGTCTCTCCGAGGAGAACACCAAGAAGATCCAGCATGCGATCTTCCCTGGGGTCACATCCTCCCACCACCTGCATGCGATGGCCGCCCTCGCCGTTACGCTCGCCGAGATGGACGTGTTCGGCAAGGACTACGCCGCCCAGGCCTGCAAGAACGCCCGCGCCCTGGGACAGGCCCTCTACGAGAGGGGCGTGCCCGTCCTCTGCGAGAATCTTGGTTTCACCAGGTCCCACGCCATCGCCCTCGACGTGACCGAGTTCGGCAAGGGGAAGGCATGCGCCAAGCTCCTCGAGGATGCCAACATCATCTGCAACAAGAACATGCTGCCGTCCGACACCAGTTCCGTCAACCCCTCCGGTCTCAGGCTCGGGACCCAGGAGATGACCCGTCTGGGTATGAAGGAGAACGAGATGGACGAGGTGGCCGACTTCATAGCGAGGGTCGTCGTGAAGAAGGAGGACCCCGCGAAGGTGAAGAAGGAAGTGACCGAGTTCAAGCACGGCTTCGACACGATCCAGTACTGCTTCAACGCCGGGGAGCCGGCCTACGAGTACCGCAAGCTCGTACCCTGA
- the ribB gene encoding 3,4-dihydroxy-2-butanone-4-phosphate synthase: MSIEKALDAIRKGQVILIYDFDDREKESDMTVASQFVTHDIIRQMRQDAGGLLCTTTPYRLAKAIGLPYLSDVFWDAREKYPVLGLMAPTDIPYDNTKSSFGITINHRDTYTGIPDCDRALTISEYAKTIFQDKPADEIAKDLGTYFRAPGHVHLLNSSEHILSNRHGHTELASAMMYMAGVLPSATICEMMGDDGHSEKKEDCIAYAEKKGIPFVTGEEVISAWNDFKKQHPELDV, translated from the coding sequence ATGAGCATCGAAAAAGCGCTTGACGCCATCCGCAAAGGCCAGGTCATCCTCATCTACGATTTCGATGACAGGGAGAAGGAGAGCGACATGACCGTCGCCTCCCAGTTCGTCACCCACGACATCATCAGGCAGATGAGGCAGGATGCGGGAGGACTCCTCTGCACGACCACCCCCTACAGGCTCGCCAAGGCCATCGGCCTCCCGTACCTGTCCGACGTCTTCTGGGACGCCCGCGAGAAGTACCCCGTCCTCGGACTCATGGCGCCCACGGACATACCCTATGATAACACGAAGTCCTCGTTCGGGATAACCATCAACCACAGGGACACCTACACCGGGATACCCGACTGCGACAGGGCACTGACCATCAGCGAGTATGCGAAGACCATCTTCCAGGACAAACCCGCCGACGAGATCGCCAAGGACCTGGGGACCTACTTCCGCGCCCCCGGACACGTCCACCTGCTGAACTCGTCCGAACACATACTCAGCAACAGGCACGGACACACGGAACTCGCCAGCGCCATGATGTACATGGCGGGGGTCCTTCCCAGCGCCACCATCTGCGAGATGATGGGCGACGACGGGCACTCCGAGAAGAAGGAGGACTGCATCGCCTATGCGGAGAAGAAAGGCATACCCTTCGTCACCGGCGAAGAGGTGATCTCCGCCTGGAACGACTTCAAGAAGCAGCACCCCGAACTGGACGTGTGA
- a CDS encoding adenylyltransferase/cytidyltransferase family protein, producing MTRVMASGVFDIIHPGHISYLSQAKSYGDELVVVVASDDTVRREKHEPITPDYMRAKIVEALKPVDRAIIGHSTGSIFDVVREIGPDVIVLGFDQHFDEGKLKKDLKDNGLGDIRVVRATETADDLNATRRIVEKIRRMGGTS from the coding sequence ATGACCAGGGTGATGGCCTCCGGCGTCTTCGACATAATCCACCCCGGACACATATCCTATCTGTCCCAGGCGAAGTCCTACGGGGACGAGCTGGTGGTGGTCGTGGCCAGCGACGACACCGTTCGCAGGGAGAAGCACGAGCCCATCACCCCCGACTACATGCGTGCGAAGATCGTGGAGGCCCTGAAACCCGTGGACAGGGCCATCATCGGCCACAGCACCGGCAGCATCTTCGACGTGGTGAGGGAGATCGGACCGGACGTGATTGTCCTCGGGTTCGACCAGCATTTCGACGAGGGGAAACTGAAGAAGGACCTGAAGGACAACGGCCTCGGCGACATCAGGGTCGTAAGGGCCACCGAGACGGCCGACGACCTCAACGCCACCAGGCGCATAGTCGAGAAGATAAGGAGAATGGGGGGAACGTCTTGA